In Schistocerca piceifrons isolate TAMUIC-IGC-003096 chromosome 9, iqSchPice1.1, whole genome shotgun sequence, the following proteins share a genomic window:
- the LOC124716874 gene encoding extensin-like, translating into MPEICHGRHLPRPTPATADTCHPRHLPPPTPATPDTCHPRHLPRPTPATADTCHGRHLPRPTPATADTCHGRHLPRPTPATADTCHGRHLPPPTPATPDTCHPRHLPPPTPATPDTCHPRHLPPPTPATPDTCHPRHLPPPTPATPDTCHPRHLPPPTPATPDTCHPRHLPPPTPATPDTCHPRHLPPPTPATPDTCHPRHLPRPTPATPDTCHPRHLPPPTLATPDTCHPRHLPPPTLATPDTCHPRHLPPPTPATPDTCHPRHLPPPTPATPDTCHGRHLPRPTPATPDTCHPRHLPPPTLATPDTCHDDNRGLEVPILVPAAVAERF; encoded by the coding sequence ATGCCGGAAATTTGCCACGGCCGACACCTGCCACGGCCGACACCTGCCACGGCCGACACCTGCCACCCCCGACACCTGCCACCCCCGACACCTGCCACCCCCGACACCTGCCACCCCCGACACCTGCCACGGCCGACACCTGCCACGGCCGACACCTGCCACGGCCGACACCTGCCACGGCCGACACCTGCCACGGCCGACACCTGCCACGGCCGACACCTGCCACGGCCGACACCTGCCACGGCCGACACCTGCCACGGCCGACACCTGCCACCCCCGACACCTGCCACCCCCGACACCTGCCACCCCCGACACCTGCCACCCCCGACACCTGCCACCCCCGACACCTGCCACCCCCGACACCTGCCACCCCCGACACCTGCCACCCCCGACACCTGCCACCCCCGACACCTGCCACCCCCGACACCTGCCACCCCCGACACCTGCCACCCCCGACACCTGCCACCCCCGACACCTGCCACCCCCGACACCTGCCACCCCCGACACCTGCCACCCCCGACACCTGCCACCCCCGACACCTGCCACCCCCGACACCTGCCACCCCCGACACCTGCCACCCCCGACACCTGCCACCCCCGACACCTGCCACGGCCGACACCTGCCACCCCCGACACCTGCCACCCCCGACACCTGCCACCCCCGACACTTGCCACCCCCGACACTTGCCACCCCCGACACTTGCCACCCCCGACACTTGCCACCCCCGACACTTGCCACCCCCGACACCTGCCACCCCCGACACCTGCCACCCCCGACACTTGCCACCCCCGACACCTGCCACCCCCGACACCTGCCACCCCCGACACCTGCCACGGCCGACACTTGCCACGGCCGACACCTGCCACCCCCGACACCTGCCACCCCCGACACCTGCCACCCCCGACACTTGCCACCCCCGACACTTGCCATG